Proteins encoded by one window of Cyprinus carpio isolate SPL01 chromosome B6, ASM1834038v1, whole genome shotgun sequence:
- the LOC122137658 gene encoding uncharacterized protein LOC122137658, which translates to MEKSPEGDITEFEVDLKDYKEMSIDEDITVGKLYADTRLPLLRFYLTTKKRSNSGSHMQQEIDVALTTQELNSSPTKMPAERSGNTDNTDVVYIGSNMEPEMPFLYSTEIISSTLDENALDDINTVTFVTGDTGDIFNVDDQILDDTLPLSPLNTIAHSEQIKRILVVHRGHVLPELIANFLDESVLGCEIKIQIIAPDGKLERGHDEGGVVRDCLSEFWNEFYEQCTMGSSFKVPFLRHDFGQMHWQSVGRIIAFEWKKEKYLPVKIAPVILEQAAFGSAKSDVIENFLKFVPELEQAVFEAWRSDFNTVDKEELLEVLDGHSCRKTPTENNAEEILQELAHKKLIQEPAFVIKQWGNLFSTAISHLDEISSVYENLQPTVRMVLRALSFPENMNTQQREIQRYLTTYLRESGTQGLSRFLRFCTGSDLFFGKKLSSLTSHRFKASNDAQLHTLVVVSWSCQFSMTVILISDPKLTKVLECNVWVMDFI; encoded by the coding sequence ATGGAAAAAAGCCCTGAGGGAGACATCACTGAGTTTGAAGTAGATTTAAAGGATTACAAAGAAATGTCTATTGATGAAGACATTACAGTTGGAAAACTGTATGCAGACACCAGGTTGCCACTTTTACGGTTCTACCTCACAACAAAGAAGAGAAGTAACTCTGGCTCACATATGCAACAGGAAATAGATGTGGCTCTCACTACACAAGAACTGAACAGTTCCCCAACAAAAATGCCAGCTGAAAGATCAGGAAATACAGATAACACAGATGTGGTTTACATAGGGAGCAACATGGAACCAGAGATGCCTTTCCTTTATTCAACAGAGATAATTTCCTCCACCCTAGATGAGAATGCTTTGGATGACATTAACACTGTCACATTTGTCACTGGAGACACTggagacatttttaatgtggatGATCAAATTTTGGATGATACATTACCTCTCTCACCTCTGAACACTATTGCACATAGTGAACAAATAAAAAGGATCTTAGTTGTCCACCGTGGTCATGTCCTCCCAGAACTCATTGctaattttttggatgaaagcgtgTTAGGGtgtgaaataaaaattcaaattattgCACCAGATGGAAAACTTGAGAGGGGCCATGATGAAGGAGGAGTTGTGAGAGACTGTCTTTCTGAGTTCTGGAATGAGTTTTATGAACAGTGCACTATGGGCAGCTCTTTCAAGGTGCCTTTCCTTCGGCATGATTTTGGACAAATGCACTGGCAAAGTGTAGGCCGTATAATTGCCTTTGAATGGAAAAAGGAAAAGTACCTTCCTGTGAAAATAGCTCCAGTAATCTTGGAGCAGGCTGCTTTTGGAAGTGCGAAAAGCGATGTCATTGAGAATTTCCTGAAATTTGTTCCAGAATTAGAACAAGCAGTCTTTGAAGCCTGGCGATCTGACTTCAACACTGTTGACAAAGAAGAACTGCTTGAGGTTTTGGATGGCCATAGCTGTCGTAAAACTCCAACAGAGAACAATGCAGAGGAAATCTTACAAGAACTTGCCCACAAAAAACTGATTCAAGAGCCTGCCTTTGTCATTAAGCAGTGGGGAAACTTGTTTTCCACTGCCATCAGTCATCTTGATGAAATTTCCTCTGTGTATGAAAACTTGCAGCCCACTGTGAGAATGGTTTTGAGGGCTCTTTCTTTCCCAGAGAACATGAATACCCAGCAGAGGGAGATTCAAAGGTATTTAACCACTTACCTTAGGGAATCTGGCACACAAGGTCTGTCTCGGTTTCTTAGATTCTGCACTGGTTCAGAtcttttttttgggaaaaaactATCGTCATTAACTTCACACAGGTTCAAGGCTTCCAATGACGCCCAGTTGCACACACTTGTGGTTGTGTCTTGGAGCTGTCAGTTTTCTATGACAGTTATCCTGATTTCAGATCCGAAATTAACAAAAGTCTTAGAGTGCAATGTGTGGGTGATGGACTTTATCTAA